The following nucleotide sequence is from Streptomyces sp. NBC_00237.
CGACGAGGCCCTGTTCCGCGTTGAGGGCCGTCTCCACACCGGTCAGCTGGAGTCCGAGCTCGACCAGGGTGATCGCCACGGCGGGCCGCATGCCCGCCACGATCACCCGGGCCCCCAACAGCCTTGCCATGGTGGTGAGTTCCATCAGGGTGCGCGCCACGAAGGAGTCGACCAGCTCCAGCCGGGAGATGTCGATCAGGACGCCGCGCGCCGCGTCGCTCACGATCCGCTCGGTCAGCTCGTCGGTGAAGGCCACCGCCGACTTGTCGTCCAGTTCGTTCAGCAGCCCGGTCACCAGGACGTCGCCGAGCCGCAGGATCGGCACCCCGCCGGGCCGGGGGAGGGGCGTCATCACGGACCCGCCGGTGCGTACGACGAGGAGATCGACGGCTGGTCGGTGAGGCGGACCGCGGTGGCCAGCGCGTCGGCCAGCGTCGCGCGGGTCAGGATGGTCGACAAGTCGATGCCGAGCTGGGCGATGGTCTGCGCGATCGGCGGCCGGATGCCGGAGATGACGCAGTCCGCGCCCATCAGCCGTACCGCGTTCACCGTGTGCATCAGGTGCTGGGCGACGGCGGTGTCCACGGCCGGGACGCCCGTGATGTCGATGATGGCGACCTTCGCCTCGTGGTCCTGGATCGCCTGGAGGAGGTTCTCCATCACCACCTGGGTGCGGGCCGTGTCCAGGGTGCCGATCAGGGGCACCGCGAGGACGTGGTGCCACAGCCGTACGACCGGCGTGGACAGTTCCATCAGCTGGTTCGACTGGCGCTGGATGATCTCCTCGCGGCCCTCCACGTACGTCTCGAAGGACAGCGCCCCCGCCGCGTCGAGCAGCCGGTTGACCAGCACCGCCGCGGCGAACAGCTCGCTCGCGTCACGGGTGGTGTGCTGCACCGCCTCCAGGAGCGCCTCCTTGAGGGAGAGCACCGCGAGCGACGTCGCCGTCGGCGTCGCACCCGCGCGGGCCCGGCGCAGCGACAGCTCTATCACCGTCCTGCGCAGATCGTGCTGGGACGTCACGAGCCGTTCCACCGGGACGTCGCCTGCGAGCCCCGCGCCGAGGGCGGAGATCAGCAGCTCCGCCTCCTCGCGCAGTTGGTGCTCGCCCAGGTCGGCGCCCAGGGCCGACTGCTCCCGTTGGAGCCGGACCCAGCGATCCGCGATTTCCTGCTCACGTGTCCGCAGGGCGTCCAGAAGACGGTCCCGCACGGTGGTCTCGCTGGTACTCAACCCTCACCTCTCGCCATTGGCATCGCTTGCCGGGCGGCAGTCTGCCGGGGCCGCCGGTCGCCCGGACTTCCGGGCCTCCGGGGCTTCCGGCCGGACGATCCTCGTCGCCTCCGCTCGTCGTCTCCGCCGAACGGCCCGGACCACGCAGCCCACGGGCCCCGGTTACCCCGCCCGTCGCAAACCATGCGCCGGACTCCCGAGCGCCCTCGGGGCGGGAGTCACCCCGCGGGCCGCCCCGCGTTCCCGAGCAGTTCGGTGAGCGCCTCCGCCACCGCATCCGCGATCAGCGCGTGCCCCGCGTCGTCCGGGTGAAGCCCGTCGGCGAGCTGCTCGGGCCCGAGCAGCCCGAGCCCCGGCAGCAGGGCGAGCCGCCCGTCACCGGCCGCCGTCTCCTCCCGTACGGCGTCCTCCAGGGCCCCGCGCAACGCGCCGAGGGTGGCGCCCCGGGCGTTCGGGGCGTCCTCCGCGGCGGGCCGCAGCACCGGGGAGACCACGAGGAGGGGGGTGTCCGGATGGCCCCGGCGCACGAGAGCGAGGAAGGCGCGCACGGTCTCGCGCAGCAGCGGTACGTCGAACGGCGCGCGCCCCCAGCAGTTGGTGCCGAACGCCAGCGTGAGGGCGTCGGCCGGGAGCCCGGCGAGCTGCTGCGCCACGGCCAGCTCGGCGCGCCCCGCGCCCGCGTGGCCCAGGTTGACCGGCTCCAGGCCGAGGAGTCGGCCCGTGCGGGCGGGCCAGGCGTGCGCGGGCCGCGTCGACCACCAGCCCTCGGTGATGGAGTCGCCGTGCACGACCCAGCGGGGACGCGGCGGTGCGGGCTCGATCCGGCCGCCGAGCGCCCGTACCGCCAGCAGCCGGGGCGACTGGTTCTCGGGCGGGTGGACGGTGAACGGTCCCTGGAGGGGCGGGAGTTCGATGCGTACGACCGCTTCGTCCGGCGTCGGGTCGGCCAGTACCTCGGCGTGCCGCACGCCGTCCGCCCAGAGCCCGAACGCATGCGGCACTTCGCCCGGTTCGGCCTGGTAGCGGACCTCCACGGCCTTCGTCCCGTACGCGAGGAATTCCAGTGTGACGCCGACCGGCACCCGCGCACGCTCCAGCACGTCCCACGGCAGCCGGTCCAGATCGGCGGGATCGGCCCGCAACGGCTGCCCGTCCTCTTCGCGCCACGCGACTCCGCGCAGGAAGGGTCCGGCGTCCAGCCAGGTCATCGGTGCCTCCCCTCGGTTTGTCCCCGGGTCCGTCCCCGGTCCGTCCCGGACACCCTGCCCAGGTGAATGCCCGTACATGAGTGCGGATCGCATCGTGCTGGGAGGGCCTCCGGCCGCCGGTTCACGTACCGGACAAAAGGGAAATCGAAAACTGGAGCGCAACGAACCGCCGTCACCGGCCTTTGCACGCAATGATCATCCACGTATGCGCAAGGTTGCTGCATTACGACCGGGAACTGACACCTCATAGGCTTCACCGCTGTACGTGGAGTGGCGGGGACCGCCTGCTCGGCGGTTTCCCGGGCTTTCGGCTGCTTCGCCGTGCCTTCGGGGGAATCGTCGCGGTCACCCGCCGCCCGATGAGGCAGCAGAAGGAGCCACCCCCGTGTTGGACCAAGGCGCAGCGCCACCCGTCGTCCCCCCGACGTCCTCAGGAGCCTCGAACGGC
It contains:
- a CDS encoding STAS domain-containing protein — encoded protein: MTPLPRPGGVPILRLGDVLVTGLLNELDDKSAVAFTDELTERIVSDAARGVLIDISRLELVDSFVARTLMELTTMARLLGARVIVAGMRPAVAITLVELGLQLTGVETALNAEQGLVALGWQRMPQPSGEAPRDSLR
- a CDS encoding STAS domain-containing protein, yielding MSTSETTVRDRLLDALRTREQEIADRWVRLQREQSALGADLGEHQLREEAELLISALGAGLAGDVPVERLVTSQHDLRRTVIELSLRRARAGATPTATSLAVLSLKEALLEAVQHTTRDASELFAAAVLVNRLLDAAGALSFETYVEGREEIIQRQSNQLMELSTPVVRLWHHVLAVPLIGTLDTARTQVVMENLLQAIQDHEAKVAIIDITGVPAVDTAVAQHLMHTVNAVRLMGADCVISGIRPPIAQTIAQLGIDLSTILTRATLADALATAVRLTDQPSISSSYAPAGP
- a CDS encoding GDSL-type esterase/lipase family protein; this translates as MTWLDAGPFLRGVAWREEDGQPLRADPADLDRLPWDVLERARVPVGVTLEFLAYGTKAVEVRYQAEPGEVPHAFGLWADGVRHAEVLADPTPDEAVVRIELPPLQGPFTVHPPENQSPRLLAVRALGGRIEPAPPRPRWVVHGDSITEGWWSTRPAHAWPARTGRLLGLEPVNLGHAGAGRAELAVAQQLAGLPADALTLAFGTNCWGRAPFDVPLLRETVRAFLALVRRGHPDTPLLVVSPVLRPAAEDAPNARGATLGALRGALEDAVREETAAGDGRLALLPGLGLLGPEQLADGLHPDDAGHALIADAVAEALTELLGNAGRPAG